The window ATGTAAGTTTAGGTGTAATCTCTCAAGTGCTTTATTTTAATAGAGTTGTACATACATTAAAACTTCTTCCTCATCAAATGAACTATACTTTTTCTTGTCAACAGCCTCTCAAGATCTGACCCCAATATTCCCTGCTCATATCTCTCGAATTGCGTACGGAGAAAGAGAATAAAGAGAATAAAGAGAAATAATGAAAATGAAGAAAATAATTATTAAAATTTTTTTAATAATAGTTTCTGGTATTTTTTTAATTTTGGCTTTCCCGCCTTTTAATAAAGGAATATTTGCCTGGATAGCGTTAGTTCCATTTTTCTTTGCAATAAAAAATGTCAGCGGTAGAATAGCATTTTATTTGGGATTTTTAGTGGGAATGGTGTGGTTTGGAGGAACTCTTCATTGGTTATATGGAGTTTTTGGGGTTGCTTCAATAAGTTTAATTGCTATATTATCATTCTTCATTGGGCTTTTTGGAGCAGGACATTCCTTTTTTATACGAAGGTATAATCCTATTTTAACAATTGGTATAACATCTATTCTTTGGATCGCTATAGAGTTCTTTAGATCAGAATGTTGGACTCTAAAGTTTTCCTGGATGACTTTAGGGTATTCTCAAACTCAACATTTACTACTTCTTCAATTAGTAAGTATACTTGGAGTATATGGAATATCATTTCTCATTGTAATTGTTAATGTAGTTATTTACTTTACTATTGAAAATTGGAGATTGAAAGGAAAAATAATTACTTTATGGGGTATAATGGGAATAGGAATTTTTTTAATTTTACTTTATGGGAAAGCAGTAATCCCTGAGAATATCGAAGGAGAATATACTGTAGTTGGAATTCAAGATGAGTCTAGTTGCTTGGACAAATATTTAAAAAAAACAAAAACCATAAGTAATGAAAAACCAAATTTAGTAGTGTGGCCCGAGTATGCACTTTTAGAAAATGTTTTATCTGAACCTGAAATTTTGGATATACTTCTTTCTCTGGCATCAGAGGTTAATTCATATTTAATCCTTGGATGTACAGATACTGCTCGAAATCCTTCAGAATTTTACAATACAGCAATAATTATATCTCCTAAACATAAAGTGGTTGGAAAGTACTATAAGATGAATCCTATTCAGTTATTTAGTGATGGATTACATGGAAAGACTTATTCTGTTTTTCCTACTCCATTAGGGAAAATAGGAATAGAAATCTGTTATGATATGGACTATACTTATGTAAGCAGAAATTTAGTAAAGCATGATGCAGAAATTCTTGTTATTCCTACTTATGATGCAAAGAGATGGGGAAGAATACAACATTTACAACATTCAGCTATGACAGTATTTAGAGCAATAGAAAATAGAAGATTTGTAGTAAGAGTAGCAAGTTCTGGAATATCCCAGATTATTGATCCCTATGGAAATGTTCTTAATAGTCTTGGAGTTATGGAAGAAGGAGTAGTAATTGGCAAAGTCTCACCACAAAGATATTTATCTTTCTATACAAAATTTGGATGGTTATTTCCTTTTTTATGCCAGATTATTATAAGCTGGTTGATTATTACTAACATTATTGCTTACTTGAAGACAAGAAACTGGCTACTTCATTTTCCTTATAAAGAAGAAAGGTAAGGGTTCAGGTAGGATAAAAATAAGGAGAAATGGAGAAGATGGAGAAGTGGAGAAAAGAAGAGTTAAGTGATAGGATTATTAATGCCTGTATTAATGTCCATCAAAAGTTAGTGTCGTGTTGAACAAATAACGCATGGAATTTGATTCTGGTAACTGGTGATTGGTAACTGGTAATTAAATACCGTTTGGCTGAGCTCATGACGAAACTATTTAACCAATTACCAGTTACCAATTATCCGTTTGCAGGTTATGAAATCTGATGATACCCCGTGCAAAACTTACTCAACACCATACTAGGATTGATGTCCGAAGGGTGGAGCAAGAAAAAGTTTGAGCCATTTCTCCAATTCTCCCTTTTCCCCATTTCTCCTTGTTTACACTTCTAATGTATAGCCCTGAACGGTTACAAATAAAAAAAGGATGGTGAAGAAAGATGAAAAAATGGAAAAAGATTGTTTTATGGATAGCAGGAGGAATAGTGGTGCTAATGAGTATATTGATTATTTATGTTGCTGATATCTTGTTTTATATCTTCCCCAGAAAAGATACAGAAAAGATACGAAAGATTTTGGTAGAAGATTTTAAACGAGAGACTAGCTGGCAAAGACATCATTGCACACCGCCAATAATTTGGCCTTCTCCTTTTCATGAGCCTAAATTAAAGAGAATGGGAAAATCAATACTGCCTGTATTAATTGAGATTATAGAAGATGAGAAAGAAGATAAGTGGGTTAGAGATTTTGCCTCTGGCCCATTTGGTAATTGGGAAGAATCAAAAAAATATGTACCCAGATTGATTAAGATTTTAAAAGAAGGAGATGAGACAGGGCGAATAAGCGCAGTTACCGCTTTATATAGTATTGGATTGAAATACGAAGATAAGAGGGTGATAGTTCCCTTGATAGAAGCATCATTCTGGGACAAAGATATAAATGTTAGACATATTGCTTACGTCTGGTATGATATAAGCAAAAAGAAACCTGAAT of the bacterium genome contains:
- a CDS encoding HEAT repeat domain-containing protein; its protein translation is MKKWKKIVLWIAGGIVVLMSILIIYVADILFYIFPRKDTEKIRKILVEDFKRETSWQRHHCTPPIIWPSPFHEPKLKRMGKSILPVLIEIIEDEKEDKWVRDFASGPFGNWEESKKYVPRLIKILKEGDETGRISAVTALYSIGLKYEDKRVIVPLIEASFWDKDINVRHIAYVWYDISKKKPELFKGNHKTVKLLIEYLLTEKIAHGTRRGVTDALGNINDKKAIGPLKEILKRKDEHPHVKKAAEEALEKILNKGDE
- a CDS encoding nitrilase-related carbon-nitrogen hydrolase, translated to MKKIIIKIFLIIVSGIFLILAFPPFNKGIFAWIALVPFFFAIKNVSGRIAFYLGFLVGMVWFGGTLHWLYGVFGVASISLIAILSFFIGLFGAGHSFFIRRYNPILTIGITSILWIAIEFFRSECWTLKFSWMTLGYSQTQHLLLLQLVSILGVYGISFLIVIVNVVIYFTIENWRLKGKIITLWGIMGIGIFLILLYGKAVIPENIEGEYTVVGIQDESSCLDKYLKKTKTISNEKPNLVVWPEYALLENVLSEPEILDILLSLASEVNSYLILGCTDTARNPSEFYNTAIIISPKHKVVGKYYKMNPIQLFSDGLHGKTYSVFPTPLGKIGIEICYDMDYTYVSRNLVKHDAEILVIPTYDAKRWGRIQHLQHSAMTVFRAIENRRFVVRVASSGISQIIDPYGNVLNSLGVMEEGVVIGKVSPQRYLSFYTKFGWLFPFLCQIIISWLIITNIIAYLKTRNWLLHFPYKEER